The Gilliamella apicola genome window below encodes:
- the pbpC gene encoding penicillin-binding protein 1C, with the protein MKKFFYKSFLFLLLLSVLLVGSFFVADYFFPLSISQNKTTQTVVAQDETPLWRFADEKGIWRYSVSLDEVPDYYLDVLLNYEDRYFYNHIGVNPMSLFRAAWQNLSNNKIISGGSTISMQVARLLSPHDRTIIGKLKQIFRTFQLELHYSKEEILTLYINHAPYGGTIEGIGAASWSYFGKQPKALTHSEAVLLAVLPQAPSRLRPDRFPKRAKQARDKVLDRLAQYDVWPKELIEQVRRDEVWVYPRKTPQLAPLLAYRLKQQYPNDNIIHSTIDISIQYILEDLAINRKKQLPPKTSLAILVVDHDDMTVKGYVGSADFNDKERFGQVDMIRALRSPGSTLKPFIYAFAIDDGMIHSESLLQDVPRITTDYRPTNFDEGFHGPVSASDALSKSLNLPAVQLIELYGPKRFAGKLAGIGLPLFSIANDPNISYILGGASLRMDNLVSAYSAFARHGDVSPLRFTQSDPLINKPFISDGSAWITRQMLINSNLLAYKTGTSYGYRDAWAIGINPRYLIGIWVGRPDGTPVVGQYGSMSAMPILQQVNSILLNRESRLNHPLLTYEKPDSVSSAKICWPSGQPLPESDANCHRQKTAWVLNNMLPPTLSTYSELKNNIYRSGWINIWVNDRGERVAADCIGAQKKQIALWPVSLENWLLTKERRQSLLPPIDKNCPVMGKDIFNPLNIVGLRDKQLIRALPGNNQVTIDLIPEGGFGEKWWFLDGTLVANSKDNEKVALTVTKNGKHRLLVLDESGQIVRINFMSD; encoded by the coding sequence ATGAAAAAGTTTTTTTATAAATCATTTCTTTTTTTATTGTTATTATCAGTTTTGTTAGTTGGCAGCTTTTTTGTTGCGGATTATTTTTTCCCATTATCTATTTCGCAAAATAAAACAACACAAACCGTTGTTGCTCAAGATGAAACGCCTTTATGGCGATTTGCTGATGAAAAGGGGATTTGGCGTTATTCGGTAAGCCTTGATGAAGTTCCTGATTATTATCTTGATGTGTTATTAAATTATGAGGATCGTTATTTTTATAATCATATTGGCGTTAATCCGATGTCACTATTTCGTGCTGCTTGGCAAAACTTATCCAATAATAAAATTATTTCAGGTGGTAGCACCATTTCAATGCAGGTAGCTAGGTTACTCTCTCCTCATGATCGAACAATTATCGGTAAATTAAAACAAATCTTTCGGACTTTTCAACTTGAACTACATTATAGTAAAGAAGAGATTTTAACTTTATATATTAATCATGCGCCTTATGGCGGCACAATTGAGGGTATTGGAGCCGCTAGCTGGTCTTATTTTGGTAAACAACCTAAAGCTTTAACTCATAGTGAAGCGGTATTATTGGCGGTATTGCCTCAAGCGCCGAGTCGATTAAGACCAGATCGATTTCCTAAAAGGGCTAAGCAAGCTCGTGACAAAGTATTAGATAGACTTGCTCAATATGATGTTTGGCCGAAAGAGTTGATTGAACAAGTTCGACGTGATGAAGTTTGGGTTTATCCACGAAAAACACCACAGTTAGCACCATTATTGGCTTATCGTTTAAAACAGCAATATCCTAATGATAATATTATTCATTCCACTATTGATATTTCTATTCAATATATTTTAGAAGATCTTGCTATTAATCGAAAAAAACAGCTCCCACCTAAAACATCATTGGCAATTTTAGTAGTAGATCATGACGATATGACGGTTAAAGGATATGTTGGTTCTGCTGACTTTAATGATAAAGAGCGTTTTGGTCAAGTCGATATGATTAGAGCGTTACGCTCTCCTGGTTCAACACTCAAGCCTTTCATTTATGCCTTTGCTATTGATGATGGTATGATTCATTCTGAATCGTTACTACAAGATGTTCCGCGTATAACTACCGATTATCGACCAACTAATTTTGATGAAGGTTTTCATGGACCAGTTAGTGCTTCTGATGCATTAAGTAAATCATTAAATTTACCGGCAGTTCAATTAATTGAGTTATATGGTCCAAAAAGATTTGCAGGAAAACTCGCAGGTATTGGTTTACCTTTATTCTCTATTGCAAATGATCCAAATATTTCATATATATTAGGTGGAGCCTCGCTTAGGATGGATAACCTTGTTAGTGCATACAGTGCATTTGCAAGGCACGGTGATGTGAGTCCCTTACGATTTACTCAATCTGATCCTTTAATTAATAAACCTTTTATCTCTGATGGTAGTGCATGGATAACACGGCAAATGTTGATTAATAGCAATTTATTAGCTTATAAAACAGGAACCAGTTATGGTTATCGCGATGCTTGGGCTATTGGTATAAATCCTCGATATTTGATAGGTATTTGGGTAGGGCGCCCTGACGGTACGCCAGTTGTTGGGCAGTATGGTTCAATGTCAGCAATGCCAATTTTACAACAAGTAAATTCGATTTTGTTAAATAGAGAAAGTCGTTTAAACCATCCTCTTCTTACTTATGAGAAACCTGATTCAGTATCAAGTGCCAAAATTTGTTGGCCATCAGGTCAGCCACTTCCTGAGTCTGATGCTAATTGCCATCGTCAAAAAACAGCATGGGTATTAAATAATATGTTGCCACCAACATTAAGCACCTATAGTGAATTAAAAAACAATATTTACCGTTCAGGTTGGATAAATATTTGGGTAAATGATCGCGGTGAGCGTGTAGCAGCTGATTGTATAGGAGCACAAAAAAAGCAGATAGCCTTGTGGCCAGTTTCATTAGAAAATTGGTTATTAACTAAAGAAAGACGACAATCTTTACTGCCTCCAATTGATAAAAATTGTCCTGTAATGGGTAAAGATATTTTTAACCCACTTAATATTGTTGGCTTACGGGACAAGCAACTGATTAGAGCATTACCAGGCAATAATCAAGTCACGATTGATTTAATTCCCGAAGGTGGATTCGGTGAAAAATGGTGGTTTTTAGATGGTACTTTAGTGGCTAATTCAAAGGATAATGAAAAAGTTGCTTTAACTGTGACTAAAAATGGAAAACATCGTTTACTGGTATTAGATGAAAGTGGACAAATTGTCCGAATAAATTTTATGTCAGATTAA
- a CDS encoding antibiotic biosynthesis monooxygenase family protein, whose protein sequence is MIAVIFEVQIQPDQQTRYLTLAEELRPLLSHVAGFISIERFQSLATEGKMLSLSWWENEYAVLQWKNHVLHAKAQQEGRESIFDFYKISIAHITREYSFKKDKDNV, encoded by the coding sequence ATGATTGCTGTAATATTTGAGGTGCAAATACAACCCGACCAACAAACTCGCTATTTGACTTTAGCTGAGGAGTTAAGACCACTATTAAGTCATGTAGCTGGTTTTATTTCAATTGAACGTTTTCAAAGTCTAGCTACAGAAGGAAAAATGTTATCGCTATCTTGGTGGGAAAACGAATACGCAGTTCTGCAATGGAAAAATCATGTTTTACATGCGAAAGCTCAACAAGAAGGGCGAGAGTCAATATTTGATTTTTACAAAATTAGTATTGCTCATATTACTCGCGAATATTCATTTAAAAAGGACAAGGATAATGTTTGA
- a CDS encoding ArsR/SmtB family transcription factor — protein sequence MANLIRKEVTFESSIAAIGAAMSDISRVKILSALMDGRAWTATELSSVANISASTASSHLSKLLDCQLITVVAQGKHRYFRLAGKDIAELMESMMGISLNHGVHAKVSTPVHLRKARTCYDHLAGEVAVKIYDSLCQQQWITENGSMITLSGIQYFHEMGIDVPSKHSRKICCACLDWSERRFHLGGYVGAALFSLYESKGWLTRHLGYREVTITEKGYAAFKTHFHI from the coding sequence ATGGCTAATTTAATACGAAAAGAGGTTACCTTTGAGTCCTCAATAGCCGCGATAGGGGCGGCTATGTCTGACATTTCACGAGTTAAAATACTCAGTGCTTTGATGGATGGGCGAGCTTGGACGGCCACTGAGCTAAGTTCTGTGGCGAATATATCAGCTTCAACGGCGAGCAGTCATTTATCTAAATTATTAGATTGCCAGCTAATCACAGTAGTAGCTCAAGGCAAGCATCGTTATTTTCGGCTAGCAGGAAAAGATATTGCTGAATTGATGGAAAGTATGATGGGGATCTCCTTAAACCATGGCGTACATGCCAAAGTTTCCACGCCAGTGCATTTACGAAAAGCACGTACTTGCTATGATCATTTAGCTGGCGAAGTTGCCGTTAAGATCTATGATTCCCTTTGTCAACAGCAATGGATCACTGAAAATGGTTCAATGATCACATTAAGTGGTATTCAATATTTTCATGAAATGGGAATTGACGTTCCTTCCAAACATTCACGTAAAATCTGTTGTGCGTGTTTAGATTGGAGTGAACGCCGTTTCCATTTAGGTGGGTACGTTGGAGCCGCATTATTTTCGCTTTATGAATCTAAAGGGTGGTTAACTCGACATCTTGGTTACCGTGAAGTTACCATCACGGAAAAAGGTTATGCTGCTTTTAAGACCCACTTTCACATTTAA
- the ndk gene encoding nucleoside-diphosphate kinase yields the protein MAIEQTLSIIKPDAVKKQIIGEIQTRIHQAKLDIIAIKMVKLTKEQAEGFYAEHQDKPFFANLVNFMMSGPIVVQVLQGENAVERYRQLMGPTDLSKASAGTLRADFANSMRENAVHGSDSLASAEREIAYFFVDSEIFR from the coding sequence ATGGCTATTGAACAAACCCTCAGCATTATTAAACCTGATGCGGTAAAAAAACAGATTATTGGCGAAATTCAAACAAGAATTCACCAAGCTAAACTCGATATTATTGCGATAAAAATGGTGAAGTTAACAAAGGAACAAGCTGAAGGTTTTTATGCTGAGCATCAAGACAAGCCCTTTTTTGCTAATTTGGTAAATTTTATGATGTCTGGACCAATTGTTGTTCAAGTTTTACAAGGTGAAAATGCCGTTGAGCGCTACCGACAACTTATGGGGCCTACAGATCTATCTAAAGCCTCTGCTGGGACTTTAAGAGCAGATTTTGCGAACAGTATGAGAGAAAACGCCGTACATGGTTCCGATTCTTTAGCATCAGCAGAACGTGAAATTGCTTATTTTTTTGTCGATAGCGAAATATTTCGATAG
- a CDS encoding ABC transporter substrate-binding protein, with protein MKFLTKSLITVAFIGTLLSTNSAFADRLDDIEKRGEIKIAVFDSNPPFGFIDETTNKIVGLDVDYANAIAKELNVKVELVPTNPANRIPLLTSQKADLIVANFTVTDERAKTVDFSLPYFATGQKFIAKKGVLKSTDDLNNLRIGADKGTVMEITLREKYPTAKVISYDDTPFAFAALRNGVVQAITQDDAKLIGLLANVPEEQREAFEISPFSITQEYQAVGIPKGETRLKDKVNQILLKLETGGEALTIYNRWFGPNTKSAMPRGEFKIGQVQ; from the coding sequence ATGAAATTTCTTACTAAATCGCTGATAACGGTTGCTTTCATTGGCACATTATTAAGCACCAATTCAGCTTTTGCCGATCGCTTAGATGATATCGAAAAGCGTGGTGAAATTAAAATAGCCGTATTTGATAGCAATCCACCTTTTGGTTTTATTGATGAAACAACCAACAAAATTGTAGGTCTTGATGTAGATTATGCCAATGCAATTGCCAAAGAGTTAAATGTCAAAGTTGAATTGGTACCAACTAATCCAGCTAATCGCATTCCATTATTAACTTCACAAAAAGCGGATTTAATAGTGGCTAACTTTACGGTTACCGATGAAAGAGCAAAAACAGTTGATTTTAGCTTGCCTTATTTTGCTACCGGTCAAAAATTTATTGCTAAAAAGGGTGTACTTAAATCAACCGATGATCTGAATAATTTGCGAATTGGCGCTGATAAGGGCACCGTGATGGAAATTACTCTTCGTGAAAAATATCCAACTGCAAAAGTGATCTCTTATGATGATACACCATTTGCGTTTGCTGCATTACGTAATGGTGTGGTGCAAGCGATTACCCAAGATGACGCTAAATTAATAGGTTTACTTGCCAATGTACCAGAAGAACAGCGTGAAGCCTTCGAAATTTCACCATTTAGTATCACACAAGAATATCAAGCGGTCGGTATTCCAAAAGGAGAAACGCGATTAAAAGATAAAGTGAACCAAATATTATTAAAACTTGAAACTGGTGGTGAAGCATTAACGATTTATAATCGTTGGTTTGGTCCTAACACTAAATCGGCAATGCCCCGCGGTGAATTTAAAATAGGTCAGGTTCAATAA
- the tet(B) gene encoding tetracycline efflux MFS transporter Tet(B), with the protein MNSSTKIALVITLLDAMGIGLIMPVLPTLLREFIASEDIANHFGVLLALYALMQVIFAPWLGKMSDRFGRRPVLLLSLIGASLDYLLLAFSSALWMLYLGRLLSGITGATGAVAASVIADTTSASQRVKWFGWLGASFGLGLIAGPIIGGFVGEISPHSPFFIAALLNIVTFLVVMFWFRETKNTRDNTDTEVGVETQSNSVYITLFKTMPILLIIYFSAQLIGQIPATVWVLFTENRFGWNSMMVGFSLAGLGLLHSVFQAFVAGRIATKWGEKTAVLLGFIADSSAFAFLAFISEGWLVFPVLILLAGGGIALPALQGVMSIQTKSHQQGALQGLLVSLTNATGVIGPLLFAVIYNHSLPIWDGWIWIIGLAFYCIIILLSMTFMLTPQAQGSKQETSA; encoded by the coding sequence ATGAATAGTTCGACAAAGATCGCATTGGTAATTACGTTACTCGATGCCATGGGGATTGGCCTTATCATGCCAGTCTTGCCAACGTTATTACGTGAATTTATTGCTTCGGAAGATATCGCTAACCACTTTGGCGTATTGCTTGCACTTTATGCGTTAATGCAGGTTATCTTTGCTCCTTGGCTTGGAAAAATGTCTGACCGATTTGGTCGGCGCCCAGTGCTGTTGTTGTCATTAATAGGCGCATCGCTGGATTACTTATTGCTGGCTTTTTCAAGTGCGCTTTGGATGCTGTATTTAGGCCGTTTGCTTTCAGGGATCACAGGAGCTACTGGGGCTGTCGCGGCATCGGTCATTGCCGATACCACCTCAGCTTCTCAACGCGTGAAGTGGTTCGGTTGGTTAGGGGCAAGTTTTGGGCTTGGTTTAATAGCGGGGCCTATTATTGGTGGTTTTGTAGGAGAGATTTCACCGCATAGTCCCTTTTTTATCGCTGCGTTGCTAAATATTGTCACTTTCCTTGTGGTTATGTTTTGGTTCCGTGAAACCAAAAATACACGTGATAATACAGATACCGAAGTAGGGGTTGAGACGCAATCGAATTCGGTATACATCACTTTATTTAAAACGATGCCCATTTTGTTGATTATTTATTTTTCAGCGCAATTGATAGGCCAAATTCCCGCAACGGTGTGGGTGCTATTTACCGAAAATCGTTTTGGATGGAATAGCATGATGGTTGGCTTTTCATTAGCGGGTCTTGGTCTTTTACACTCAGTATTCCAAGCCTTTGTGGCAGGAAGAATAGCCACTAAATGGGGCGAAAAAACGGCAGTACTGCTCGGATTTATTGCAGATAGTAGTGCATTTGCCTTTTTAGCGTTTATATCTGAAGGTTGGTTAGTTTTCCCTGTTTTAATTTTATTGGCTGGTGGTGGGATCGCTTTACCTGCATTACAGGGAGTGATGTCTATCCAAACAAAGAGTCATCAGCAAGGTGCTTTACAGGGATTATTGGTGAGCCTTACCAATGCAACCGGTGTTATTGGCCCATTACTGTTTGCTGTTATTTATAATCATTCACTACCAATTTGGGATGGCTGGATTTGGATTATTGGTTTAGCGTTTTACTGTATTATTATCCTGCTATCGATGACCTTCATGTTAACCCCTCAAGCTCAGGGGAGTAAACAGGAGACAAGTGCTTAG
- a CDS encoding ABC transporter permease subunit (The N-terminal region of this protein, as described by TIGR01726, is a three transmembrane segment that identifies a subfamily of ABC transporter permease subunits, which specificities that include histidine, arginine, glutamine, glutamate, L-cystine (sic), the opines (in Agrobacterium) octopine and nopaline, etc.), translating into MLEQLLEPRYLWWLWDGFLVTLAISFFTIIFSTILGFLLVIAQQSRIKLIKGIVLGYNAIFRYSPLLPQLFFWYFGIGNLLPTEFKMWLFDEPQIQLWFFTLKMPSFEFIIGFIGLTCYSSAFIAEEFRAGIAGVSVGQQQASLALGLTWWQSTDESPNDFGKNH; encoded by the coding sequence ATGTTAGAGCAATTACTCGAACCTCGCTATTTATGGTGGTTATGGGATGGTTTTTTAGTAACTTTAGCTATCTCATTTTTTACTATCATTTTTTCGACGATTTTAGGTTTTTTGTTGGTTATTGCTCAGCAAAGTCGAATCAAATTGATTAAGGGTATTGTATTAGGGTATAACGCAATTTTTCGTTATTCTCCATTATTGCCACAATTGTTCTTTTGGTATTTTGGCATTGGTAACTTGTTGCCTACCGAATTTAAAATGTGGTTGTTTGACGAGCCACAAATTCAATTATGGTTTTTTACACTAAAAATGCCATCATTTGAATTTATTATTGGTTTTATTGGATTGACCTGTTATTCCAGTGCTTTTATTGCCGAAGAATTTAGAGCAGGTATTGCTGGAGTGAGCGTAGGGCAACAACAAGCATCGCTGGCATTAGGATTAACTTGGTGGCAAAGTACTGATGAATCCCCTAATGATTTTGGTAAAAATCATTAA
- a CDS encoding IS4-like element ISVsa5 family transposase, whose product MCELDILHDSLYQFCPELHLKRLNSLTLACHALLDCKTLTLTELGRNLPTKARTKHNIKRIDRLLGNRHLHKERLAVYRWHASFICSGNTMPIVLVDWSDIREQKRLMVLRASVALHGRSVTLYEKAFPLSEQCSKKAHDQFLADLASILPSNTTPLIVSDAGFKVPWYKSVEKLGWYWLSRVRGKVQYADLGAENWKPISNLHDMSSSHSKTLGYKRLTKSNPISCQILLYKSRSKGRKNQRSTRTHCHHPSPKIYSASAKEPWVLATNLPVEIRTPKQLVNIYSKRMQIEETFRDLKSPAYGLGLRHSRTSSSERFDIMLLIALMLQLTCWLAGVHAQKQGWDKHFQANTVRNRNVLSTVRLGMEVLRHSGYTITREDLLVAATLLAQNLFTHGYALGKL is encoded by the coding sequence ATGTGCGAACTCGATATTTTACACGACTCTCTTTACCAATTCTGCCCCGAATTACACTTAAAACGACTCAACAGCTTAACGTTGGCTTGCCACGCATTACTTGACTGTAAAACTCTCACTCTTACCGAACTTGGCCGTAACCTGCCAACCAAAGCGAGAACAAAACATAACATCAAACGAATCGACCGATTGTTAGGTAATCGTCACCTCCACAAAGAGCGACTCGCTGTATACCGTTGGCATGCTAGCTTTATCTGTTCGGGCAATACGATGCCCATTGTACTTGTTGACTGGTCTGATATTCGTGAGCAAAAACGACTTATGGTATTGCGAGCTTCAGTCGCACTACACGGTCGTTCTGTTACTCTTTATGAGAAAGCGTTCCCGCTTTCAGAGCAATGTTCAAAGAAAGCTCATGACCAATTTCTAGCCGACCTTGCGAGCATTCTACCGAGTAACACCACACCGCTCATTGTCAGTGATGCTGGCTTTAAAGTGCCATGGTATAAATCCGTTGAGAAGCTGGGTTGGTACTGGTTAAGTCGAGTAAGAGGAAAAGTACAATATGCAGACCTAGGAGCGGAAAACTGGAAACCTATCAGCAACTTACATGATATGTCATCTAGTCACTCAAAGACTTTAGGCTATAAGAGGCTGACTAAAAGCAATCCAATCTCATGCCAAATTCTATTGTATAAATCTCGCTCTAAAGGCCGAAAAAATCAGCGCTCGACACGGACTCATTGTCACCACCCGTCACCTAAAATCTACTCAGCGTCGGCAAAGGAGCCATGGGTTCTAGCAACTAACTTACCTGTTGAAATTCGAACACCCAAACAACTTGTTAATATCTATTCGAAGCGAATGCAGATTGAAGAAACCTTCCGAGACTTGAAAAGTCCTGCCTACGGACTAGGCCTACGCCATAGCCGAACGAGCAGCTCAGAGCGTTTTGATATCATGCTGCTAATCGCCCTGATGCTTCAACTAACATGTTGGCTTGCGGGCGTTCATGCTCAGAAACAAGGTTGGGACAAGCACTTCCAGGCTAACACAGTCAGAAATCGAAACGTACTCTCAACAGTTCGCTTAGGCATGGAAGTTTTGCGGCATTCTGGCTACACAATAACAAGGGAAGACTTACTCGTGGCTGCAACCCTACTAGCTCAAAATTTATTCACACATGGTTACGCTTTGGGGAAATTATGA
- the tetR(B) gene encoding tetracycline resistance transcriptional repressor TetR(B) — protein MSRLDKSKVINSALELLNEVGIEGLTTRKLAQKLGVEQPTLYWHVKNKRALLDALAIEMLDRHHTHFCPLEGESWQDFLRNNAKSFRCALLSHRDGAKVHLGTRPTEKQYETLENQLAFLCQQGFSLENALYALSAVGHFTLGCVLEDQEHQVAKEERETPTTDSMPPLLRQAIELFDHQGAEPAFLFGLELIICGLEKQLKCESGS, from the coding sequence ATGTCTAGATTAGATAAAAGTAAAGTGATTAACAGCGCATTAGAGCTGCTTAATGAGGTCGGAATCGAAGGTTTAACAACCCGTAAACTCGCCCAGAAGCTAGGTGTAGAGCAGCCTACATTGTATTGGCATGTAAAAAATAAGCGGGCTTTGCTCGACGCCTTAGCCATTGAGATGTTAGATAGGCACCATACTCACTTTTGCCCTTTAGAAGGGGAAAGCTGGCAAGATTTTTTACGTAATAACGCTAAAAGTTTTAGATGTGCTTTACTAAGTCATCGCGATGGAGCAAAAGTACATTTAGGTACACGGCCTACAGAAAAACAGTATGAAACTCTCGAAAATCAATTAGCCTTTTTATGCCAACAAGGTTTTTCACTAGAGAATGCATTATATGCACTCAGCGCTGTGGGGCATTTTACTTTAGGTTGCGTATTGGAAGATCAAGAGCATCAAGTCGCTAAAGAAGAAAGGGAAACACCTACTACTGATAGTATGCCGCCATTATTACGACAAGCTATCGAATTATTTGATCACCAAGGTGCAGAGCCAGCCTTCTTATTCGGCCTTGAATTGATCATATGCGGATTAGAAAAACAACTTAAATGTGAAAGTGGGTCTTAA
- the tetC gene encoding tetracyline resistance-associated transcriptional repressor TetC → MENKNHQQENFKSTYQSLVNSARILFVEKGYQAVSIDEISGKALVTKGAFYHHFKNKKQLLSACYKQQLIMIDAYITTKTDLTNGWSALESIFEHYLDYIIDNNKNLIPIQEVMPIIGWNELEKISLEYITGKVNAIVSKLIQENQLKAYDDDVLKNLLNGWFMHIAIHAKNLKELADKKGQFIAIYRGFLLSLKDK, encoded by the coding sequence ATGGAAAATAAAAATCATCAACAAGAAAATTTTAAGAGTACCTATCAATCACTGGTTAACTCAGCACGAATATTGTTTGTTGAAAAAGGCTATCAAGCTGTTTCAATAGATGAGATCTCGGGAAAAGCGTTGGTGACCAAAGGTGCCTTTTATCATCACTTTAAAAATAAAAAACAATTACTCAGTGCCTGTTATAAGCAGCAATTAATTATGATTGATGCCTACATCACAACAAAAACTGATTTAACAAATGGTTGGTCTGCCTTAGAAAGTATATTTGAACATTATCTTGATTATATTATTGATAATAATAAAAACCTTATCCCTATCCAAGAAGTGATGCCTATCATTGGTTGGAATGAACTTGAAAAAATTAGCCTTGAATACATTACTGGTAAGGTAAACGCCATTGTCAGCAAATTGATCCAAGAGAACCAACTTAAAGCTTATGATGATGATGTGCTTAAAAACTTACTCAATGGCTGGTTTATGCATATCGCAATACATGCGAAAAACCTAAAAGAGCTTGCCGATAAAAAAGGCCAATTTATTGCTATTTACCGCGGCTTTTTATTGAGCTTGAAAGATAAATAA
- the gltS gene encoding sodium/glutamate symporter encodes MILDASYTLLVACIALLIGMFVVKFTPFLQKNHIPEAVVGGFIVAIVLLIIDKTSGYSFTFDASLQSLLMLTFFSSIGLSSDFSRLIKGGKPLVLLTIAVTILIAIQNTVGMSMAVMMNESPFIGLIAGSITLTGGHGNAGAWGPILADKYGVTGAVELAMACATLGLVLGGLVGGPVARHLLKKVSIPKTTEQERDTIVEAFEQPSVKRKINANNVIETISMLIICIVVGGYISALFKDTFLQLPTFVWCLFVGIIIRNTLTHVFKHEVFEPTVDVLGSVALSLFLAMALMSLKFGQLASMAGPVLIIIAVQTVVMVLFACFVTFKMMGKDYDAVVISAGHCGFGMGATPTAIANMQTVTKAFGPSHKAFLVVPMVGAFIVDISNSILIKIFIEIGTYFT; translated from the coding sequence ATGATCCTAGATGCCAGTTATACATTATTAGTCGCATGTATCGCGCTACTCATAGGAATGTTTGTCGTAAAATTTACCCCGTTCCTACAAAAAAACCACATACCAGAAGCCGTCGTTGGTGGCTTTATTGTTGCAATTGTTCTGTTAATTATTGATAAAACATCAGGTTATTCGTTTACTTTTGATGCTTCATTGCAAAGTTTATTAATGCTCACATTCTTTTCCTCTATCGGGCTAAGTTCTGACTTTTCTCGACTGATTAAAGGAGGAAAGCCGTTAGTTCTATTAACTATTGCAGTAACGATCCTAATCGCCATTCAAAATACTGTCGGCATGAGTATGGCTGTCATGATGAATGAAAGTCCATTTATTGGCTTAATTGCAGGTTCAATTACTCTAACAGGTGGTCATGGTAATGCCGGAGCATGGGGCCCTATTCTCGCTGATAAATATGGTGTAACAGGCGCCGTTGAATTAGCGATGGCTTGTGCAACACTTGGATTAGTGTTGGGTGGTTTAGTTGGCGGCCCTGTTGCCCGTCATCTTTTGAAAAAGGTCTCTATTCCTAAAACAACCGAGCAAGAGCGCGACACTATCGTTGAAGCTTTTGAGCAACCAAGCGTCAAAAGAAAAATCAATGCAAATAACGTTATTGAAACCATTTCAATGCTGATTATCTGTATTGTTGTTGGTGGCTATATCAGTGCATTGTTTAAAGATACTTTTCTGCAACTGCCTACTTTTGTCTGGTGTTTATTTGTCGGTATTATTATCCGTAATACACTGACTCATGTATTTAAACACGAAGTGTTTGAGCCGACCGTCGATGTATTAGGTAGCGTTGCTTTATCGCTTTTCTTGGCAATGGCGTTAATGTCATTAAAATTTGGTCAATTGGCAAGCATGGCAGGGCCAGTATTAATTATCATTGCTGTACAAACTGTTGTCATGGTGCTATTTGCCTGCTTTGTCACCTTCAAAATGATGGGCAAAGATTATGATGCTGTCGTGATCAGCGCGGGTCACTGTGGCTTTGGTATGGGAGCAACACCAACAGCAATTGCGAATATGCAAACAGTCACAAAAGCATTTGGACCATCACATAAAGCTTTCCTTGTCGTTCCTATGGTCGGTGCCTTTATTGTTGATATTTCAAACAGTATCTTAATTAAAATATTTATTGAAATTGGTACATACTTTACCTAA